Proteins from a genomic interval of Sinobacterium caligoides:
- the recJ gene encoding single-stranded-DNA-specific exonuclease RecJ: protein MSKTILRRQVRDADIDALMAEGSDSLLSRIYASRGVTSQRELERELAGMLAPSGLKDMDKAVAMLADAVQRQLNVVVIGDYDADGATSSALAILALRAMGLMTASYLVPNRFSHGYGLTPRLVDEALAQGAELLVTVDNGIAAIEGVEAAHKAGIKVIVTDHHLPGEVLPQADAIVNPVQPGCGFASKCIAGVGVIFYVMVALRAELRQRGWFSAEQAMPNMADFLDIVALGTVADVVPLDKNNRILVHQGLARIRAGKARPGILKILELAKRSPHRVVASDMGFAIGPRLNAAGRLDDMSLGVECLMTSDAIRAAEIAAELDDLNKDRRSIESSMQAEADNVLAKLQLNEQELPWGICLFDKDWHEGVIGILASRIKDKQHRPVIIFAQGDDGAVKGSGRSIAGLHMRDALAAVDSAHPGLIIKFGGHAMAAGLTIAPEDYPRFCQLFDAEVRRRLTETELQAVILSDGELAADQFSLSLAHQLREAGPWGQHFPEPIFDGEFTLVQQRLLGGSHLKMVLAPNGFDGLLIDAIAFNVDVKLWPNLALNKVRLAYKLDVNEFRGKQSVQLLVEHLEAVS, encoded by the coding sequence ATGAGTAAGACTATTTTACGCCGCCAGGTGCGCGACGCCGATATCGATGCTTTGATGGCAGAGGGCAGTGACAGTCTGTTATCGAGAATCTACGCTTCGCGCGGAGTTACCAGCCAACGAGAGTTAGAGCGTGAATTGGCCGGTATGCTGGCACCCAGTGGGTTGAAAGATATGGATAAGGCGGTGGCGATGTTGGCCGATGCCGTACAGCGTCAACTCAATGTGGTGGTGATCGGTGACTACGATGCCGATGGGGCAACCAGCTCCGCTCTCGCTATTTTAGCATTGCGTGCGATGGGGTTGATGACGGCGAGCTATTTGGTGCCGAATCGCTTCTCTCATGGCTATGGTTTGACGCCAAGATTGGTTGATGAGGCATTGGCTCAGGGGGCTGAGCTGTTAGTGACGGTTGATAACGGCATTGCGGCGATCGAAGGGGTTGAGGCGGCGCATAAGGCCGGTATTAAAGTCATCGTCACAGACCATCACCTGCCCGGCGAGGTGTTGCCGCAGGCAGACGCTATCGTGAATCCGGTGCAACCGGGTTGCGGTTTTGCAAGCAAGTGTATTGCCGGTGTCGGGGTGATTTTTTATGTCATGGTGGCGTTGCGTGCAGAGTTGCGTCAGCGCGGCTGGTTTAGTGCTGAGCAGGCGATGCCAAATATGGCAGACTTTCTTGATATCGTCGCGCTGGGAACGGTCGCCGATGTAGTGCCCCTTGATAAGAACAACCGTATTCTTGTGCATCAAGGGCTGGCGCGAATTCGTGCAGGTAAGGCACGTCCAGGTATTTTAAAGATACTCGAGCTTGCCAAGCGCAGCCCGCATCGCGTGGTGGCAAGTGATATGGGGTTTGCTATTGGCCCACGGTTGAATGCCGCAGGCCGCTTAGACGATATGTCGCTGGGCGTGGAGTGCTTGATGACCAGTGATGCAATCAGGGCAGCTGAGATCGCTGCAGAATTGGATGACCTGAATAAAGACCGTAGAAGTATTGAGAGCTCGATGCAGGCGGAGGCTGACAATGTGCTGGCGAAACTGCAACTTAATGAGCAAGAGTTACCCTGGGGGATTTGTCTCTTCGATAAGGACTGGCACGAGGGGGTTATTGGCATCCTCGCCTCACGAATTAAAGATAAGCAGCACCGGCCTGTAATTATTTTTGCCCAGGGTGATGATGGGGCGGTGAAGGGCTCCGGACGTTCGATTGCGGGGTTGCATATGCGTGATGCCTTGGCGGCGGTCGATAGCGCTCATCCAGGGCTGATTATAAAGTTTGGTGGTCACGCGATGGCGGCGGGTCTGACGATTGCTCCTGAGGATTACCCACGCTTTTGCCAGTTGTTCGATGCAGAGGTGCGTCGTCGTCTCACAGAAACCGAGTTGCAGGCGGTGATACTCAGCGACGGAGAGTTGGCGGCAGATCAATTTAGTTTGTCATTGGCGCATCAGTTACGTGAGGCGGGTCCTTGGGGGCAGCATTTTCCCGAGCCGATCTTCGATGGTGAGTTCACGCTTGTGCAGCAGCGGCTTCTGGGAGGTAGTCATCTGAAAATGGTGTTGGCACCCAATGGCTTCGATGGTTTGCTGATTGATGCAATAGCGTTTAATGTCGACGTTAAACTATGGCCTAATCTGGCGCTTAATAAAGTACGCCTAGCTTATAAGCTTGATGTTAATGAGTTTCGGGGCAAACAGAGTGTTCAGCTTTTGGTCGAGCACCTCGAGGCGGTTTCTTAG
- a CDS encoding DsbC family protein, translated as MFRSGRFGATLGALAIVCAVSSSVMAQAGEAVPAAIQEKVMAKLKEGRGDLPYGKLEKSPLEGIYQVSIDGGPTLYVDKTGSHFIAGDLFRIESGEFVNLSEESRAAQMQAFNGTRKEMMAKVKPEDMIIFPAKGKTKATISVFTDVDCGYCRKLHKEVPALNKMGVTVQYLAYPRAGIGSNSYKKIASAWCAKDPRAALGQLKAGKQITTNVCGDNPVAAQYALGQQVGVTGTPALVLEDGSLVPGYMPAEQLAKKLGIH; from the coding sequence ATGTTTAGATCTGGCAGGTTCGGTGCGACATTGGGCGCATTGGCAATAGTATGCGCAGTATCGTCTTCGGTCATGGCGCAGGCGGGCGAAGCGGTGCCGGCGGCAATTCAAGAGAAGGTGATGGCCAAGCTAAAAGAAGGGCGTGGTGACCTGCCCTATGGCAAGCTGGAAAAGAGCCCGCTTGAGGGTATCTATCAGGTGTCTATCGACGGTGGGCCAACGCTCTATGTAGATAAGACTGGCAGCCATTTCATTGCTGGGGATTTGTTCCGTATCGAATCGGGCGAGTTTGTTAATCTGTCGGAGGAGTCTCGTGCGGCGCAGATGCAGGCTTTTAACGGCACGCGCAAAGAGATGATGGCCAAGGTGAAACCTGAGGACATGATTATTTTCCCTGCCAAGGGTAAGACTAAGGCGACTATTAGTGTCTTTACAGACGTCGATTGTGGTTATTGCCGTAAGTTGCACAAAGAGGTGCCAGCCCTGAACAAGATGGGGGTTACGGTGCAGTACCTTGCCTACCCGCGTGCAGGTATCGGCTCTAACTCGTACAAGAAAATTGCCAGTGCATGGTGCGCGAAAGACCCGCGCGCGGCACTAGGACAGCTGAAGGCGGGTAAGCAGATTACAACGAATGTTTGTGGCGATAACCCAGTAGCTGCGCAGTATGCGTTGGGGCAACAAGTCGGTGTTACCGGAACGCCTGCGCTGGTGTTAGAAGATGGTAGCCTCGTGCCTGGCTATATGCCAGCCGAGCAACTGGCTAAGAAGTTGGGTATTCACTAG
- the rpsP gene encoding 30S ribosomal protein S16, with translation MVTIRLSRGGSKKRPFYHLVVTDSRNARDGKFIERVGFFNPVARGNEERIRLDQDAINAWVAKGAQVSERVANLIKQNAASAAA, from the coding sequence ATGGTAACTATTCGACTATCTCGCGGCGGTTCTAAGAAGCGCCCGTTTTATCACTTGGTTGTCACCGACAGCCGTAATGCCCGTGATGGTAAGTTCATCGAGCGTGTGGGTTTCTTCAACCCAGTAGCACGTGGTAACGAAGAGCGTATCCGCCTTGACCAAGATGCTATCAACGCATGGGTCGCTAAGGGTGCACAGGTTAGTGAGCGTGTTGCTAACCTAATTAAGCAAAACGCTGCAAGCGCTGCTGCTTAA
- the thrC gene encoding threonine synthase — protein MRYISTRGKAPALGFEDVLLTGLATDGGLYVPETMPSFSQQEIAAMSGMEYPELAFTIMKPFVDGAIPDDDFKRLIDESYATFRHKAVAPMVQLGHNEWVLELFHGPTLAFKDFALQLLGRLFDYVLKRRNERVAIMGATSGDTGSAAIEGCRSCKNIDIFILHPHNRVSDIQRRQMTSVLEDNVFNIAVEGNFDDCQNMVKQSFADQSFLPEGRRLAAVNSINWARIMAQIVYYFWAGLAVGAPEKKLAFSVPTGNFGDIFAGYLAKQMGLPIAQLVIATNKNDILHRFMSQNKYEKHELSHTLSPSMDIMISSNFERALFELGGQDAEQLNQFMVDFEAGSASISDEAFAKARELFDSCAVDDETTLETVREVFAESGYLLDPHSAIGFKAARECVRDTSIPMITLATAHPAKFADAAKAAGQKTAPALPEHMADLPTREERYSVQPHDIKVIQQYVADSLK, from the coding sequence ATGCGATATATCAGTACTCGTGGCAAGGCGCCGGCGCTCGGCTTTGAAGATGTCTTGTTAACCGGTTTGGCCACCGATGGCGGCCTCTATGTGCCAGAAACAATGCCGAGCTTCAGTCAGCAAGAAATTGCGGCAATGTCCGGGATGGAATACCCAGAGCTTGCATTTACCATCATGAAGCCGTTTGTCGACGGTGCGATTCCTGATGACGACTTTAAGCGTCTGATTGATGAAAGTTATGCGACGTTTCGCCATAAGGCGGTGGCGCCGATGGTACAACTGGGGCATAACGAGTGGGTATTAGAGCTCTTTCACGGTCCGACATTGGCATTTAAGGATTTCGCTCTACAGCTGCTGGGACGGCTTTTCGATTACGTGCTAAAGCGTAGGAATGAGCGTGTAGCGATTATGGGTGCGACCTCTGGTGACACAGGCTCTGCCGCCATTGAAGGGTGTCGCAGTTGTAAGAATATCGATATTTTTATTCTTCACCCGCACAACCGTGTTTCCGACATTCAGCGTCGCCAGATGACCTCCGTGTTAGAGGATAATGTCTTTAATATTGCCGTCGAGGGTAATTTTGATGACTGTCAGAACATGGTCAAGCAGAGCTTTGCGGATCAGTCTTTTCTGCCAGAGGGGCGTCGTCTAGCTGCGGTTAACTCGATTAACTGGGCGCGCATTATGGCGCAGATTGTCTACTACTTCTGGGCTGGGCTCGCCGTCGGTGCGCCAGAGAAGAAGCTAGCGTTCAGTGTCCCTACCGGTAATTTTGGTGATATCTTTGCTGGCTACCTCGCTAAGCAGATGGGGCTACCGATTGCTCAATTGGTCATAGCGACGAATAAGAACGACATACTGCATCGTTTCATGTCGCAAAATAAGTATGAGAAGCACGAGCTAAGCCATACGCTCTCGCCGAGCATGGATATCATGATCTCCTCAAATTTTGAGCGAGCATTATTCGAGCTTGGCGGCCAAGACGCTGAGCAGCTGAACCAGTTTATGGTGGATTTCGAGGCGGGTTCGGCTTCTATCAGTGACGAGGCTTTTGCCAAGGCACGTGAGTTGTTCGATAGTTGTGCTGTCGATGATGAAACAACGTTGGAGACGGTCCGCGAGGTGTTTGCAGAGAGTGGTTATCTCTTGGATCCTCATAGTGCCATCGGCTTCAAGGCTGCGCGTGAATGTGTTCGCGATACCTCGATCCCAATGATTACCTTGGCAACGGCTCATCCGGCAAAGTTTGCTGATGCGGCGAAGGCGGCGGGCCAGAAAACTGCGCCAGCGCTTCCCGAGCACATGGCTGACTTGCCGACACGAGAGGAGCGGTATAGTGTGCAGCCACACGATATTAAGGTGATCCAGCAGTATGTTGCAGATAGCCTGAAGTAA
- the ffh gene encoding signal recognition particle protein yields the protein MFDSLQERLSGTLKKVTGQARLTEDNVKETLREVRLALLEADVALPVVKDFVEAVKQRAVGQEVSSSLNPGQQFVKIVQSEIESIMGEANESLNLSAQPPAVILMAGLQGAGKTTSVAKLSRYLKDREKKKVLVVSADVYRPAAIKQLETLAEEVGVGFFPSTVEQKPVEIANAAIAHAKQQFYDVLLVDTAGRLAIDEAMMAEISALHAAINPVETLFVVDAMTGQDAATTAKAFHETLPLTGVILTKADADSRGGAALSVRHITGKPIKFMGVGEKIDALEPFYPDRVASRILGMGDVLSLIEEAEQKIDKKKAEKLAKKIKKGKKFDLEDFRDQLQQMKNMGGIGSMLEKMPGMNGAAQAAAASQVDGKMFVQMEAIINSMTIKERRNPDLLNGSRKRRIVMGSGTQIQDLNRLLKQHKQMQKMMKKMKSKGGMANMMRGMSGMMGGGGGMPPGGMFK from the coding sequence ATGTTTGATAGCTTGCAGGAGCGCCTCTCCGGTACCTTAAAAAAGGTTACCGGTCAGGCTCGTTTAACCGAAGATAATGTTAAAGAGACGTTGCGTGAAGTGCGTTTGGCGCTATTGGAGGCCGATGTTGCGCTACCCGTAGTCAAAGACTTCGTTGAAGCGGTTAAGCAGCGCGCTGTCGGGCAGGAAGTCTCTTCTAGCCTGAACCCTGGCCAGCAGTTCGTTAAGATTGTTCAGAGTGAAATCGAATCAATCATGGGGGAAGCCAACGAGAGTCTCAATCTCTCGGCGCAGCCACCAGCGGTGATCTTGATGGCGGGTTTGCAGGGGGCGGGTAAGACTACCTCGGTTGCGAAACTGTCGCGTTATTTGAAGGACCGTGAAAAGAAAAAGGTCTTGGTCGTTAGTGCCGACGTTTATCGGCCGGCAGCGATTAAGCAGTTGGAGACGCTGGCGGAAGAGGTCGGCGTTGGTTTCTTTCCTTCAACGGTAGAGCAGAAGCCTGTGGAGATTGCTAATGCCGCAATCGCCCACGCGAAGCAGCAGTTCTATGATGTATTGCTCGTTGATACGGCAGGTCGTCTAGCCATCGATGAGGCGATGATGGCGGAGATTAGTGCCCTGCATGCGGCAATAAACCCTGTTGAAACACTGTTTGTTGTCGATGCCATGACCGGTCAGGACGCGGCTACAACGGCAAAAGCCTTTCACGAAACGCTACCGCTAACCGGTGTGATATTGACCAAGGCGGATGCGGATTCGCGTGGTGGTGCGGCGCTGTCTGTGCGTCATATTACTGGCAAGCCGATTAAGTTCATGGGTGTGGGCGAGAAAATCGACGCGCTCGAACCTTTCTACCCTGATCGTGTTGCTTCTCGGATTCTCGGCATGGGTGATGTGCTCTCGCTGATCGAAGAAGCCGAGCAGAAGATCGATAAGAAGAAGGCAGAGAAGCTTGCTAAGAAGATTAAGAAGGGCAAGAAATTTGACCTTGAAGACTTCCGTGATCAGTTGCAGCAGATGAAGAACATGGGTGGTATCGGCAGTATGCTAGAAAAGATGCCCGGTATGAATGGTGCGGCACAGGCGGCAGCTGCATCACAGGTTGATGGCAAGATGTTCGTGCAGATGGAGGCGATCATCAACTCGATGACGATTAAGGAGCGCCGCAACCCTGACTTACTGAACGGCTCCCGTAAGCGTCGTATTGTAATGGGCTCGGGTACGCAGATACAGGATCTGAATCGTTTGCTGAAGCAGCATAAGCAGATGCAGAAGATGATGAAGAAGATGAAGAGCAAGGGCGGGATGGCCAACATGATGCGCGGAATGAGCGGCATGATGGGTGGCGGCGGCGGCATGCCTCCCGGCGGCATGTTCAAGTAA
- the rimM gene encoding ribosome maturation factor RimM (Essential for efficient processing of 16S rRNA) has translation MSEKAASERIVVGKISGVYGVKGWVKIHSFTEPMDNILGYKSFTTKLNGRDATIEFDQSRKHGKAIVGHIVGVDDREVARHYTRCELSVPIDQLPELQDDEFYWYQLTDLKVYSRLPEGGEVLLGAVRNMLETGANDVLIVSRCENSLDDKERLIPYIPGQYVLDVDLEQGRMTVDWDPEF, from the coding sequence ATGAGTGAAAAAGCAGCATCAGAACGCATCGTGGTGGGTAAGATCTCCGGTGTTTATGGTGTGAAAGGTTGGGTTAAGATCCACTCATTCACCGAGCCGATGGATAACATCCTTGGCTATAAAAGTTTTACTACCAAGCTGAATGGTCGCGATGCGACGATTGAGTTTGATCAGAGCCGCAAACACGGCAAGGCCATTGTTGGTCATATTGTTGGTGTTGATGATCGCGAAGTGGCTCGCCACTACACTCGTTGTGAGTTGAGTGTGCCTATTGATCAGTTACCTGAGCTGCAGGACGATGAGTTCTACTGGTATCAGCTGACGGATCTTAAGGTTTACAGTCGCTTACCCGAAGGTGGTGAAGTATTGTTGGGCGCTGTGCGCAACATGTTAGAGACCGGCGCTAACGACGTGCTGATTGTCAGCCGTTGTGAGAATAGCCTGGATGATAAGGAGCGTTTAATTCCTTATATTCCTGGGCAGTATGTTCTCGATGTCGATCTAGAGCAGGGGCGTATGACCGTAGACTGGGATCCAGAGTTTTAG
- a CDS encoding SRPBCC family protein produces the protein MKKLLFIILFIVLGLVGMSLLTTDSSRRHLVSTTVLVDKPLSVVWAQLQDFTLAHNYVPNIVSTTVVSNIASGVGAERHVYNSDGGYIVERIVESTPEQGFLLDLSQRGQPLKPFVYSAYRYAIEAADEGATRVTLTLYYQLPWGLLGEWLNSSMLQRYLVATQPDIAAGFKWFYEQGTPAGDQQREEYRSFVVISALE, from the coding sequence ATGAAAAAGCTACTGTTTATTATCTTGTTTATTGTGCTTGGTTTGGTCGGGATGTCGCTGCTGACAACGGACTCATCACGGCGCCACCTCGTTTCAACAACAGTATTGGTCGATAAGCCGCTGTCTGTGGTGTGGGCACAGTTGCAGGATTTCACTTTGGCACATAACTATGTACCTAATATTGTCTCGACGACGGTGGTTAGCAATATAGCATCAGGAGTGGGGGCGGAGCGTCACGTCTACAATTCGGATGGAGGCTATATTGTCGAGCGTATTGTTGAAAGTACGCCAGAGCAGGGTTTTTTATTGGACCTTTCGCAGCGCGGGCAACCGTTAAAACCTTTTGTTTATTCGGCTTACCGCTACGCTATTGAGGCGGCTGATGAAGGGGCGACACGGGTGACGCTGACGCTGTATTATCAACTACCCTGGGGGTTGCTTGGTGAGTGGTTGAATAGCAGCATGTTACAGCGCTACCTTGTGGCGACGCAGCCGGATATTGCCGCGGGTTTTAAATGGTTTTATGAGCAAGGTACGCCGGCGGGAGATCAACAGCGCGAAGAGTATCGATCGTTTGTTGTGATAAGTGCGTTAGAATAA
- the rplS gene encoding 50S ribosomal protein L19 gives MSNKHPLVNAIEKEQMSKEIPAFAPGDTVVVQVKVKEGDRERLQAFEGVVLTKKNRALNSNFIVRKTSNGIGVERTFQTYSPLVESITVKRRGDVRQAKLYYLRELSGRKARIKEKLAKK, from the coding sequence ATGAGCAACAAGCATCCACTTGTAAATGCTATCGAGAAAGAGCAAATGTCAAAAGAGATCCCTGCTTTTGCCCCAGGCGACACTGTTGTCGTTCAGGTAAAAGTAAAAGAGGGTGATCGTGAGCGTCTGCAGGCTTTCGAAGGTGTTGTACTCACCAAGAAGAATCGTGCGTTAAACTCTAACTTCATCGTTCGTAAGACTTCGAACGGTATCGGTGTAGAGCGTACCTTCCAGACTTATAGCCCGCTTGTAGAGAGCATTACCGTTAAACGTCGCGGTGATGTCCGTCAAGCCAAGTTGTACTACTTGCGTGAGCTATCTGGTCGTAAGGCCCGCATCAAGGAGAAGTTGGCTAAGAAATAA
- the trmD gene encoding tRNA (guanosine(37)-N1)-methyltransferase TrmD → MKIGVVTLFPEMFQAITDYGVTGRGCRQAALSVQTVNPRDFTHDRHRTVDDRPYGGGPGMLMKVEPLRAAIGAAREQVASEGVKPRVIYLSPQGRKLDQRGVEELAARPNMVLVCGRYEGIDERVIEAEVDEEWSLGDFILSGGELAAMALVDAVARLQPGVLGHELSAEQDSFSDGLLDCPHYTRPEVLEGVQVPDVLLSGNHEKIRQWRLKQSLTRTWLRRPELLAGRESTNEEKRLLAEILRELADDEDSSS, encoded by the coding sequence ATGAAAATTGGCGTAGTGACTCTTTTTCCCGAGATGTTCCAGGCTATCACCGATTACGGGGTAACTGGGCGAGGGTGTAGACAGGCGGCATTAAGCGTGCAAACGGTTAATCCGCGAGATTTCACCCACGATCGACACCGTACTGTTGATGACCGTCCTTATGGCGGAGGTCCCGGTATGTTGATGAAGGTTGAGCCGCTGCGCGCCGCTATCGGTGCAGCACGTGAGCAGGTTGCTAGCGAGGGTGTTAAGCCCCGTGTTATCTACCTCTCACCGCAGGGGAGGAAGCTGGATCAGCGTGGTGTTGAAGAGCTGGCTGCAAGGCCGAACATGGTATTAGTTTGCGGGCGTTATGAGGGCATCGATGAGCGTGTGATCGAGGCTGAGGTCGATGAGGAGTGGTCGTTAGGGGATTTTATTCTCAGCGGTGGCGAATTGGCGGCGATGGCTTTGGTTGATGCGGTAGCCCGATTACAACCTGGTGTGTTGGGGCATGAATTGTCTGCTGAGCAGGATTCGTTTTCCGATGGTTTGCTAGATTGTCCGCATTACACCCGACCAGAGGTATTAGAGGGCGTTCAGGTGCCCGATGTGTTGCTTAGCGGCAACCATGAAAAGATTCGTCAATGGCGCTTAAAGCAGTCACTGACGCGGACCTGGCTTCGACGACCTGAGCTATTGGCGGGGCGCGAATCGACAAACGAAGAGAAGAGATTGTTAGCGGAGATACTCCGCGAGCTGGCTGACGATGAGGACTCGAGCAGCTGA
- a CDS encoding homoserine dehydrogenase yields the protein MKPVRIGICGLGTVASGTVNILTRNCAEITGRAGCDVIIEHIGARRDNPLCDTTGYKVSRDIFAVVDDPNVDVVVELIGGYDVAKDLVLKAIANGKHVVTANKALIAVHGNEIFAAAKAQGVSVCYEAAVAGGIPIIKAVREGLAANRVEWLAGIINGTGNFILTEMRDKGRAFDDVLKEAQALGYAEADPTFDVEGIDAAHKLAILASIAFGIPLQFDKAYTEGIAEVSTVDVEFAEELGYRIKHLGIARRQGAGVELRVHPTLIPEKSLIANVHGVMNAVMVQGDAVGTTLYYGAGAGAEPTASAVVADLVDLARGLDGDAEHRVAALGFHADKLNDLPIVDAEQFESAYYLRMSAEDKPGVLSAVAQIISEEGISVEALIQREPLHGESCVPMIILTNRTQEARMTAALIKLKQLDSVSDEIVRIRVDALDA from the coding sequence TTGAAACCAGTAAGAATCGGTATATGTGGTTTAGGTACTGTCGCGAGCGGCACGGTTAACATTCTCACTCGCAACTGCGCTGAAATTACTGGTCGCGCTGGCTGCGATGTCATTATTGAACATATTGGTGCGCGCCGAGATAACCCACTCTGTGATACCACTGGCTACAAAGTGAGCCGGGATATTTTTGCTGTCGTCGACGACCCTAATGTAGATGTCGTGGTCGAGTTAATTGGCGGTTACGATGTCGCTAAAGACCTCGTGCTAAAGGCTATTGCCAATGGTAAGCACGTCGTCACGGCTAACAAAGCGCTGATCGCGGTACACGGTAATGAGATCTTCGCTGCTGCCAAGGCGCAGGGTGTTAGTGTTTGTTATGAGGCGGCTGTTGCCGGTGGCATCCCCATTATTAAAGCGGTGCGAGAAGGGCTTGCTGCAAACAGAGTCGAGTGGTTGGCAGGTATCATTAATGGTACAGGCAACTTTATTTTAACTGAGATGCGCGACAAGGGCCGAGCCTTTGATGATGTGTTGAAAGAGGCGCAAGCGCTTGGTTACGCTGAGGCAGATCCGACTTTTGATGTGGAAGGTATCGATGCGGCCCATAAGCTCGCTATTTTAGCCTCTATTGCCTTTGGTATTCCGTTGCAGTTCGATAAGGCTTACACCGAGGGTATCGCAGAGGTTTCAACGGTAGATGTTGAGTTCGCAGAGGAGCTGGGCTATCGCATCAAACACCTTGGGATCGCGCGTCGTCAGGGAGCGGGTGTTGAGCTGCGAGTGCACCCAACATTGATCCCTGAAAAGAGCTTGATTGCTAATGTTCACGGTGTGATGAACGCGGTGATGGTCCAGGGTGATGCTGTCGGTACCACGTTGTATTATGGTGCGGGTGCTGGCGCGGAGCCTACTGCGTCTGCAGTGGTTGCCGACCTCGTGGACTTGGCGCGTGGTTTAGACGGTGATGCTGAGCACCGTGTTGCGGCGCTTGGTTTCCATGCCGATAAGTTGAATGACTTGCCCATTGTTGATGCTGAGCAATTCGAAAGTGCTTACTATCTACGTATGTCCGCTGAGGATAAGCCCGGTGTACTTTCTGCTGTTGCGCAGATCATCAGTGAAGAGGGCATCAGTGTTGAGGCGCTGATTCAGCGAGAGCCACTACACGGCGAGAGTTGTGTGCCAATGATTATCTTGACCAATAGAACACAGGAGGCGAGGATGACGGCGGCCTTGATCAAGCTGAAGCAGCTCGATAGTGTCTCCGACGAGATCGTACGTATTCGTGTCGACGCTCTAGACGCCTAA
- the xerD gene encoding site-specific tyrosine recombinase XerD, protein MEWLIILEENQYLIERYIETIWLERGASQHTLDAYRRDMTRFAEFLKDVSLLEVDVVLVEAYLRQRNEQGLSARSVARSLSCLRGFYRLQLRDGNLTEDPLATTEAPKLAKPIPATLSERDVVKLLQAPELGEAIGLRDRAMLELLYASGLRVSELVGLQMSMVNFSMGAIKVMGKGSKERLLPVGDEALHWLRRYCAESRGELLKGKAAEVLFPSLRGVQMTRQTFWHRIKHYAQLAGISSALSPHTLRHAFATHLLNHGADLRVLQMLLGHSDLSTTQIYTHVAKARMQQLHQQHHPRG, encoded by the coding sequence TTGGAGTGGCTTATTATTTTAGAAGAGAACCAATATCTAATTGAGCGTTATATCGAGACTATATGGCTGGAAAGGGGGGCGAGTCAGCACACCCTGGATGCCTATCGTCGAGATATGACGCGCTTTGCCGAATTTCTAAAAGACGTTTCGTTACTAGAGGTGGATGTGGTTTTGGTGGAGGCTTACTTGCGTCAGCGCAATGAGCAGGGGCTTTCGGCGCGCAGTGTGGCGCGAAGTTTGTCGTGTTTGCGGGGCTTTTACCGTCTGCAGTTGCGTGACGGCAATCTTACTGAGGACCCGTTGGCGACTACCGAGGCACCGAAGCTAGCCAAGCCTATCCCTGCAACGCTTTCCGAGCGTGATGTGGTGAAACTGCTGCAGGCGCCTGAGCTGGGTGAGGCGATCGGCTTGAGGGATCGGGCGATGCTTGAATTGCTTTACGCAAGTGGTCTCCGCGTCAGCGAGTTGGTCGGGCTACAGATGTCGATGGTGAACTTCTCGATGGGAGCCATCAAAGTCATGGGTAAGGGGAGCAAGGAGCGCCTGTTGCCTGTGGGGGATGAGGCGCTGCATTGGTTGCGGCGTTATTGTGCTGAGTCCAGGGGGGAGTTGTTGAAGGGGAAGGCGGCAGAGGTGTTGTTTCCCAGTTTGCGTGGGGTGCAGATGACGCGACAGACCTTTTGGCATCGAATTAAGCACTATGCGCAGCTGGCGGGGATCAGTAGTGCGCTGTCACCGCATACACTACGTCATGCATTTGCGACGCACTTGTTAAATCACGGTGCGGATCTTAGGGTGTTGCAGATGTTGCTGGGGCATAGCGATCTATCGACGACGCAGATTTATACCCATGTCGCGAAAGCGAGGATGCAGCAATTACATCAGCAGCATCACCCGCGCGGTTGA